Below is a window of Streptomyces spongiicola DNA.
AAGGCCCTGGAGCGCGACGCAGCCCGGACCGGCGGCCGGGGACTGCTGCTGGTGAAGGAGATCACCCGTGAGGCGGGCGGGGAGTGCGACGTGGAGCACACACCGCGCGGCGGAAAGGTCGTCTGGGCGGCGCTGCCCCTGGTCCCCATGAGCGGGGCGGCGCCCCGGTAGGGCGCCGCCCCGCCGGACCCGCGGGCGGGACCCCCGGTTCACCAGCCCCCGGACGGGCCGGTGAGTTCCCTGATCGCCGGACGAGCCCCGTCCAGCACCGTCATGAACCAGGCGGAGAACGTGTCCCGCGCATGCCGCTCCGACAGCTCCGCCGCCGTGACGAACGCCGTCTCGCCGACCTCCTCCCGGTCCGGCCGCAGCGGTGACTGCACCAGGCCCACGAACAGGTGGTTGAACTCCTGCTCCACCAGGCCCGAGGCAGGGTCCGGATGGTTGTAGCGGACGGTGCCCGCCTCGGCCAGGAGCGACGGGGAGACGCCCAGCTCCTCGTGCGTACGCCGGGCAGCGGCCGTGAACGGCGCCTCGCCCGGATAGGGATGCCCGCAGCAGGTGTTCGACCAGACACCGGGGGAGTGGTACTTGCCGGGCGCCCGCCGTTGCAGCAGCAGCCTCCCCTGCTCGTCGAAGAGGAAGACGGAGAACGCGCGGTGCAGCTGTCCCGGCGCCTGATGGGCGGAGAGCTTCTCCGCGGTGCCGACGGTTCGGCCGCTCTCGTCGACCAGTTCCAGCAAGATCGGTTGCGCGGTGCCGTTCGACGAGCTGTTCGGCGCGGTGGCGGGTGTGATCGGCATAGCCATCCTTCGCTTCGGTCCTCGGCCCTGGGGGCGCACCCAGTCTGCCGTACAAAAGCGGCTTGTCCGCACTTCACCGCCCGGGCATGTCCGTACCCGCCGTGCGGGGAGCGGCACGCGCGCGGGCGGCCGCCCACCCCCCGGACGCCTCCGGGCAGTGGGTCATGCCCCGGCGTGTCCGCGGAACCACCCAGCATACGGCCGTCGTCGCCTCGCCGGGCACCCGCGCGGGCACGACCTCGAAGGCCAGGCCGGACGTCCACGGGGACGGGTGCCGCGCGGGCCGCGACGGCCGGGACCGCCGTCTCCGCCAGGGTCGCCCCTCCGACTCGCGCGCGGGCACGCCCGCGGCTCGGGCCCGTACCCCGCGTGGCCGAGCGCCCCTCCCATCTCGCGCGCGGGCAGGCCGGGCCGGTCGGGCGGCCCTCAGTGGCAGTAGCCCGCCTCGTGCTCCGCGTGACCGCCCGGTTCCAGCTGGAACGTGCAGTGCTCCACCGCGAAGTGCGAGCCCAGGCAGCTCTGCAGGTCGTGCAGCATCCTCTCGTGTCCCACCGCGTCCAGGAAGTCGGGCGCCACCACCACGTGCGCGGAGAGCACCGGCATCCCGGAGGTGATCGTCCAGGCGTGCAGGTCGTGGACGTCCAGCACACCCGGGAGGGCCTCGATGTGCCGCCTCACCTCGGCCATGTCGACGCCCTTCGGCGCCGCCTCCAGCAGCACGTCCAACGTCTCCCGCAGCAGCTTCACCGTCCGCGGCACGATCAGCAGGCCGATCGCCAGCGAGGCGATCGGGTCGGCCACCTGCCAGCCCGTCGCCAGGATGACGGCCGAGGAGATCAGCACCGCCACCGAGCCGAGCGCGTCCGCGAGGACCTCCAGATACGCGCCGCGCACGTTGAGGCTCTCCTTCTGCCCCCGCATCAGCAGGGACAGCGACACCACGTTGGCCGCCAGACCGACGAGGGCGAAGACGATGGCGACGCCTCCTCTGGTCTCGACCGGTGTGATGAACCGCTGGATCGCCTCGTAGAGCAGGTAGCCGCCGACCCCGAGCAGCAGCAGGCAGTTCGCCAGCGCGGCGAGGATCTCGGCCCTGGCCAGGCCGAAGGTGCGGTTGGTGCCGACCGGCCGGCCCGCGAAGTGGATCGCGAGCAGCGCCATGCCGAGGCCCAGGGCGTCGGTGGCCATATGGGCGGCGTCGGCGATCAGGGCGAGCGAGTTCGCGAGCACACCGCCGGCCACCTCCAGGGCCATCACGCCCAGCGTGATGGCCAGGGCGATCCGCAGCCTGCCCCGGTAGGCGGCGGCCGCGGTCCCCGCCCGCGGGCGGCCGCCGCCTCCGTGGTCGTGCCCTGCCCCCATGCCAGACGCCTCCCGGATCGCCGTGAACGTTCCGTACGAGTGGCCAGTGAACTACGGGCGGGGGGTACCGGGCAACACGACACCGAACACCGTTGTCATATGCCTGACCTGCGGTGATATCCGCACAACGGACCTCCGGCGACTCACCGGGAAGGGTCAGCGGCGCGCGCACTCCGGGTGGTGCAGCAGCCAGCCCTCCCACGCCGACTCGACCATCTCGCGCACCCCGCGGGAGGCCGTCCAGCCGAGTTCCTCGCCGATGCGCCCGACCGAGGCGACGGCCCGTGCCGAGTCCCCGGGGCGGCGCGGGCCGACGACCGCGGGCGTGCCGTGGCCGGTCACCTCGGCGACGACCCGGGCCAGCGTGCGCACCGAGACCCCCTCGCCGCGGCCGACGTTCACCGTGAGATCGCCGGGCCCGTCCTGGCCGGCCAGTCGGCGGGCCACGGTCAGATGGGCGTCGGCGAGGTCGGCGACGTGGACGTAGTCGCGGACGCAGGTGCCGTCGGGCGTCGGGTAGTCGTCGCCGAAGATCCTCGGGGCGTCACCGCGGGTGATCCGGTCGAAGAACATCGGGATGACGTTGAACACCCCGGTGTCCGCGAGTTCCGGCCGGGCCGCACCCGCGACGTTGAAGTAGCGCAGACAGGCGGTGGCGATGCCGTGGGCCCGGCCCGCCGCCCGCACCAGCCACTCGCCGGCGAGCTTGGTCTCCCCGTACGGGCTGATCGGCACCGCCGGGGTGTCCTCCGTGATCAGTTCGGCGTCGGCCGTCCCGTACACCGCGGCCGATGAGGAGAACAGGAAGCGCCGCACTCCGGCGCCGGCGACCGCCTCCAGCAGCACGGTCAGCCCGTGCACGTTCTCCCGGTAGTAGTGCAGCGGCTGCTCCACGGACTCGCCGACCTGCTTCCTCGCCGCCAGGTGCACCACCCCGGTGACCCCGTGCCCGGACAGGACCCGGTCCAGCAGCTCCCGGTCCAGCAGCGTGCCCCTGACCAGCGGCACCCCCTCGGGCAGCCGCGCCGTGTCGCCCGTCGAGACGTCGTCGAGCACGACGACCCGCTCCCCGGCCCCGGCCATGGCGTGTGCCACGTGCGCCCCGATGTACCCCGCCCCGCCTGTGATCAGCCATGTCATGCCGGACACCCTAGCGAGGGCGTGTTGCGGAAGCCCCTCCTGGCCCGTGACGCCTGGCACCCACTCCCCCGTCGCCCTTCCGGTCCGGGAGGTGCCCCCGCGCCGCGTCTCCGGAGTCGTCCGGAGTCGTCTGGTGCGTCAGGTACCTCAGGTACGAGGATGGTCCTCCGCCTTGCGATCCCACGCACCGGACACCGCGAGCCCGCCCTGCGGGCGGGCGGAGCTACCTTCGCATCACGCTCTGCCCGGTGCCGCTGCCTGCCCGGTGCGTCGGGCAGGGGCTGCCCGTCGGGGACCGGCGTCCGGTGCGGTGCGGTGCGGTGCGTCGCGGGGCGCCGGACCGGCCGGGCGGGCCGCTGCGAGGCCGGTGCGGCGCCCCGCGACGCAGCGGTTCGCCCGGCCTGCCGTGCCGGGCGCCGTGCCCGGCCTGCCGTGCCGGGGGGCCGACGCAGCCTGACGCGGCACGGGCCGGCCGGTGTCCCGGCCCGTGCCGCCGGGGCCTTTTGCGGCGTCGGCCGCCGATCGACGCGGATGATCCCGGTCGCGGTGCAGGCGGCCGCCACCCGGCCGGGCGGGGACGCCGGCCCGGGGCGGGGCCGGCGGGACGAGCGCGGGTGTCCTCATCGGCAAACCTCAGTGAACTCGTGCTTCCGTTCATCCGATAGCCTCAGCCGACACGCCGCCGCCCGGTCCCGGGCCGAGTCGCCGTGCCCACCCGTCTGATCAGCGCCAAGGAGTGAGTCCGTCTGCCGACCGCCATCCTCACCGGTCCGCCGGTACCCGGATCGCCACTCGAGGGCGATCTGCGGTCGCTGGGCTTCGACGTACGCCTCGCCACCGGCGCCGGCGAGGCGGCCGACGTGCTGGCCGGGCTTCCGGCCGGGGAGCGGGCCGCCCTCGTGGACCCGCGCTTCGTCGGCCATGTCCACGCGCTCCGTCTCGGCCTGACGGACCCCCGTTTCCCGGCGGCCGCGATCCCCGGCGCCGCCACCGCCCTGCCGGAGGCGCGCCCCGCGCTGCTGGCGGCCCTGCGGCAGGCGGCCGCCTCGCCGCGGTACTTGGCCCCGGCGACCATGGCGCCGAGGTCGAGGGCGACCAGCCGCTTGTCGCGGAGGGACTCCGGGACGTCGCCCTTCACGATGCGCTGGGCGAGGCCCTCCACGACGGCGGTCTTGCCGACGCCGGGCTCGCCGATCAGCACGGGGTTGTTCTTGGTTCGCCGGGAGAGCACCTGGATCACGCGGCGGATCTCCTGGTCGCGGCCGATGACGGGGTCGAGCCTCTCGGCGCTGCCGCCGCCCTTTCCCTTGGCCGCCACGGTCCGGTCCTCCATGCTCTACCGGCCGACGGCCCGCGGCCCGCGGACGAGCAGCCCCTGTCAGGGGCGTCCCCGGGCGGCGCGTCCCCCGGCGGACCGGTCATGGACACCCGCCCCGCACGGGCCGATGTGCTCCCGGACCTCGTCGCCGCCGCCCTCGCCGACGGCGGCGCCCGTCCGCACCGCCCCGAACTCGGGCCCCTGGTGGCGGCCGTGCCGGGCGACCCGCAGGCCCGCAACGAGGCCCGGCAGGCCCTGGCGGCCGTCGACGACGAGGACGTCCGGCTGAGGTCGGCCGTCAAGGCGCGCGACGGGTTCTTCACCACCTTCTGCATCAGCCCCTACTCCCGCTATCTCGCCCGCTGGTGCGCCCGGCGCGGACTGACCCCCAACCAGGTCACCACCGCCTCGCTGGCCACCGCCCTGACAGCGGCCGCCGCCGCGGCCACCGGCACCCGGGGCGGCTTCGTCGCCGCGGGCGTGCTGCTGATCCTGTCCTTCGTCCTGGACTGCGCCGACGGGCAGCTCGCCCGCTACTCCCTCCGGTACTCCACGCTCGGCGCCTGGCTCGACGCCACCTTCGACCGGGCCAAGGAGTACGCCTACTACGCGGGCCTCGCGC
It encodes the following:
- the idi gene encoding isopentenyl-diphosphate Delta-isomerase, which codes for MPITPATAPNSSSNGTAQPILLELVDESGRTVGTAEKLSAHQAPGQLHRAFSVFLFDEQGRLLLQRRAPGKYHSPGVWSNTCCGHPYPGEAPFTAAARRTHEELGVSPSLLAEAGTVRYNHPDPASGLVEQEFNHLFVGLVQSPLRPDREEVGETAFVTAAELSERHARDTFSAWFMTVLDGARPAIRELTGPSGGW
- a CDS encoding cation diffusion facilitator family transporter — translated: MGAGHDHGGGGRPRAGTAAAAYRGRLRIALAITLGVMALEVAGGVLANSLALIADAAHMATDALGLGMALLAIHFAGRPVGTNRTFGLARAEILAALANCLLLLGVGGYLLYEAIQRFITPVETRGGVAIVFALVGLAANVVSLSLLMRGQKESLNVRGAYLEVLADALGSVAVLISSAVILATGWQVADPIASLAIGLLIVPRTVKLLRETLDVLLEAAPKGVDMAEVRRHIEALPGVLDVHDLHAWTITSGMPVLSAHVVVAPDFLDAVGHERMLHDLQSCLGSHFAVEHCTFQLEPGGHAEHEAGYCH
- the galE gene encoding UDP-glucose 4-epimerase GalE translates to MTWLITGGAGYIGAHVAHAMAGAGERVVVLDDVSTGDTARLPEGVPLVRGTLLDRELLDRVLSGHGVTGVVHLAARKQVGESVEQPLHYYRENVHGLTVLLEAVAGAGVRRFLFSSSAAVYGTADAELITEDTPAVPISPYGETKLAGEWLVRAAGRAHGIATACLRYFNVAGAARPELADTGVFNVIPMFFDRITRGDAPRIFGDDYPTPDGTCVRDYVHVADLADAHLTVARRLAGQDGPGDLTVNVGRGEGVSVRTLARVVAEVTGHGTPAVVGPRRPGDSARAVASVGRIGEELGWTASRGVREMVESAWEGWLLHHPECARR